Proteins encoded together in one Synergistaceae bacterium window:
- a CDS encoding LicD family protein, which yields MGNFAVKLEKFKNVMKERGLSQTIIRALKKVTGILDCEQGLETLNYFLNHYVDITKLPPAAGDLRKLQLCDAVLLSIFDSICKKQDWQYWLSHGTLLGAARHKGFIPWDDDLDVCMTRKDYNNACEKLSDILASFGEDSITYGIDNGRIGLGYKHSKTGVWCDIFPVDIVHADSDNSKELADKIYKYKKFYRKSGKNLSPSELDSARAKIINSTKGGGGYDIALIAPEFFPDPLRIKTDIIFPLSTIEFEGYKLNAPHDTNKFLTCTYGDYMRFPKKGVESHGGDTRPPLREWASRSGVNMNDVLEHLKEIDKFFRA from the coding sequence ATGGGAAATTTTGCAGTAAAACTAGAGAAATTCAAAAATGTAATGAAAGAAAGAGGCTTGTCGCAAACTATTATACGCGCGCTCAAGAAAGTAACCGGCATATTAGACTGCGAACAAGGACTAGAGACTCTAAATTATTTCTTGAATCATTACGTTGATATAACGAAATTACCGCCAGCAGCAGGAGATTTGAGAAAATTGCAGTTGTGCGACGCTGTATTGTTATCTATATTTGATTCAATCTGCAAGAAACAAGACTGGCAATATTGGCTCTCACATGGGACTCTTCTCGGTGCAGCAAGACATAAAGGTTTTATCCCATGGGATGATGATTTAGACGTTTGCATGACACGCAAAGACTATAACAACGCCTGCGAAAAATTATCTGATATACTTGCTTCATTCGGTGAAGATTCTATAACGTACGGAATTGATAACGGCAGAATCGGACTCGGTTACAAACATTCAAAAACGGGCGTTTGGTGTGATATATTTCCGGTCGATATAGTTCATGCAGACTCAGATAACAGCAAGGAATTAGCTGACAAAATTTATAAATACAAGAAATTTTACAGGAAAAGCGGCAAAAATTTATCTCCCAGCGAATTAGACTCAGCGCGCGCAAAAATCATTAATTCTACTAAGGGGGGGGGGGGGTATGACATTGCGTTAATTGCTCCCGAATTTTTCCCCGATCCATTAAGAATTAAGACTGATATTATATTCCCATTAAGCACTATCGAATTTGAAGGCTATAAATTAAATGCTCCTCACGACACAAATAAATTTTTGACATGTACATACGGCGATTATATGAGATTTCCCAAAAAAGGAGTCGAATCTCATGGAGGCGACACAAGACCACCGCTCCGTGAATGGGCATCAAGAAGCGGAGTCAATATGAATGACGTATTAGAACATCTCAAGGAAATCGATAAATTTTTTAGGGCTTAA